CTTACGGCGAATTTTAGGGGATAAAATAAATATGAAATTTCCGCATATATATTGTATTTACGCTTCATTTTGATATTTACTTTTAACTAGGCTCTTTTAACGGGCGTTAAACGAGTCTAAATTTAAAATTTGAAGCGAAATTTGCAAAATTTCGGGGCTCACTCAAGCCCCAAAAACGCTTCCTCGTCAAATTTAAAATAAATATTTTCGCCGACGTTAAAATTTTGCGAATTTGCCGCCAGCGTTTTAATCAAAAAGTCGCCGACTCTGATTTTCACCAAAAGCTCTTTGCCAAGATAGAGCGAAACCGAGTGCAAAATACCTTCAAGATAGCCTTCTATCGGCGTTTTACTCAGCATTATTTTGCCTGGGTTTATGGCGATCTTTACGGCGCTACGCAAATTTGGCGGCAAATTTACGATCGCGTTTTCGTCAAATTTCAAAACCCCGTCTCGCGCGTCGAATATATTTTTGTATTCGAATTCGCACACGCGCCCCTTGTGCAAAAAGACGTTTTCTTCGGCGATCGCGGTTAGCCATTTATCGTCGTGACTAGCGATCACAAAGCCGCAGCCGTATCTTTGCCGCATGTAAAGCACCGCCTTGCCGAAAAGCTTTGATGTGCCCACGTCCACACTATTTGTCGGCTCGTCGAGTAGATAAAGACGCGATCTAAGCGCCAAATTTAGCGCAAAACTAACGCGCTGCGTCTGTCCCGAGCTAAGCTCAAAGTGACGCTTGTTTAAAAAGCTCTCGTCAAGCCCGACCAAATTTAACGCCTCGCTCGCCCTTTGCTCAAATTCCGCCAGCACTCCGCGGCTTTTTAAAACGGCCCTAAAGTTTTCCCTCACGGAGCGTTTTAAAAGCGCGGGTTCTGGTAGCAAAACGCTAATGTCGCGCAGTAAATTTAAGCTAGGCGCACTGCTTCCCCACAGCCGCACTTCGCCGCTAGTTGGCTTTTGTAAAAACGACATAACTCGCATCAGCGTGCTTTTGCCGCTGCCGTTGCTGCCCGTTAGCGCGGTGATTTTGGTGACGTCGATATCAAGGCGCGGGATGTTTAAAATCTCGCTCGCGCCGTAGTTTAGGCGTAAATTTCTAACGTTTATCACTTTGCGCCTTTCTCGTTAAATTTAAATAAAAGGCTCAAATTTGACGCGCCCAGCCCGCTTTTTACGAGCTTAAAATTTTCAAATTTATCAAATTTCATTTATCCAGCCTTTTTAGCGCGTGTATCGCCAAATTTACCGCAAATGCGATAAAGATGAGCACCAAAGCCAGCGCGATACCCATCGCAAACTCGCCTTTGTTCGTCTCTAGCGACACCGCGGTCGTGATCGTGCGGGTAAAATATTTGATGTTGCCACCTATCATCATCGCAATGCCCACTTCAGCCACGATTCTGCCGTAGGCTGTGGCGATAACTACCATGAGAGCGTAGCGCAACTCATAAAGCACGCAAAAAACTAGCTTTGCTGGCGCAAGGCGTAAATTTAGGATAGTTAGATAGTGCTTTGTCTCCATATTTTCAACCACGCTTGCAGTAAGCGAGATGATGATAGGAAGGGCTAGCACAAACTGGCCTAGCATGACCGCTTTTAGTGTAAAGAGTAAATTTAAGCTGCCAAGCGGTCCATTTCTCGTGATAAACGCATATAAAATAAGGCCGATCGCAACCGTTGGCATGGCAAGAGCTGTGTCACTTAGAAGGCGTAAAATTTTGCGGCCTTTAAAGTCGTAAAATCCAAGTGAAAAACCAAGTGGAAAGCCCACTAGAACGGCAAAAAGTATCGACACGCTTGATGTGTAAAGGGTAGCCTTGATGGCTGAATATGTTTCAAGATTGCCGTTTAAAAGTAGATTAAAGGCTTCTGCAAAGCCGTGAAGTAAAAAATCCAATTATTCTTTCCTAGCATATTTCTTAAGATTATTTTAAATGTGCTATAATATCACAATTTTTTAAAGGAGAAAAATGAAAAAGATTATTTTAGGCTCACTAGCAGCCGCAGTTTTGGCGTTTGGCGCTGATAATGAACTAATCATGGCGACTACAACAAGTACAGATAACACTGGCTTGCTTGACGCGATCTATCCAGTTTATAAGGCAAAAACAGGCGTTGATATAAAATGGACAGCTGTTGGCACAGGCGCTGCACTAAAGCTTGGCGAAGACTGCAACGCTGACATACTTTTCGTTCACTCACCAAAAGTTGAGAAAGAATTTGTAGAAAAAGGTTTTGGCTTAAAAAGAAATGCCGTAATGTATAATGACTTCGTCGTTATCGCTGATAAATCAATCGCTGATAAATTTAAAGGTAAAGATATAAAAGAGAGCTTTGAGCTTATCAAAAAAGATGGTATCAAATTCTTCTCACGTGGCGATAAATCAGGCACAGACAATAAAGAAAAAGGCATCTGGAAAAAGATCGCTGGTGAAGTCCCTGAAAAAGACGGCTGGTATATGCAAACAGGCCAAGGTATGCTAGCTACGATAAATGCTGCTGCTGAGCAAAAAGGCGTTACATTTACTGATCGTGGTACTTACATTAAATATGAAGCAAACCAAAAAGGTCATCCTGAGATGGTCATCATCAACGAGGGCGACAACGATCTTAAAAACTTCTACTCTCTAATCGCAGTAAATCCAAAACACTGCCCTAAAACTGACATCGAAAATGCAGAGAAATTCATAAAATGGGCTACAAGCGAAGAGGGTCAGAAATTTATAGGTGACTTTAAGCTACTAGATAAGCCGCTTTTCACGCCTGACGCAAACAGTCGCAAAAACTAATTTTCGCGCGTTTAGGTCAAATTTGACTCTACTCGCGCAAATTCAGGTGCGCTTTGCGCCCTTTTCTTATGGAAGCATCTTAATAGCTTAAAATATTAAATAAATTTGAATGTACGCTATCTCTAGCTTCGTTAATATTTTTAATCGCCAAATTGGCGTATTTTTCCATTTTTTCAATTCCTATAAAATTTCTATCTGTTTGTATGGCGGCTACAGCTGTTGTTCCGCTTCCAAGAAAAGGATCGAGAACAATATCGTTTCTGTCAGTGTATAGTTTAATTACGCGTTTAGCTAACTCAAGCGGAAACATAGCCGGATGATCGCTATTTTTTCTTACGCTTGATATTTCCCAAATTTGCCTGTAACCCCACTCCTTCCATTCTTTTTCAGACAACCTATCTCGATTTACGGTATATTCGCCAGGTTTCCAAAATACATACAAATCCTCACTTTCGCTTACAGCCTTCAAAGTATTAGTCGTCCAGCGGCTATTTGCCCATGCTGGATCCTTTTTCCAAATTCTTTTATCGTATAAATACAGACCTACTTCATAAGCATAATCCTCCAATCTAGCGCCGGATAATTTCACTCTTGTTCCTGTAGAATATCTTCCCCCACGGATGTTATTACCGTTCAGTCTTCTATCTATAGTTTGCTCGCTACAGTTTAGAAGCGCGGCTAGTTGGTTTCGATTATAATCAGGATAATTCGACTTAGCTTCAAGAATCATCTCTAAGGTAACGGCACATTTGCGGTTAGACGGGTTTAGTCCCATGATTTTAGGCATATTTACATCTTTAAAAGCAAGAATATCCGCAATATTAATAACTAAAAAGCCGCCGGGCTTTAAAATATCAAAATGGAGCTCTATTACAGATTTTAATAAAGATTGCCAGTCATCATATGTTAGCCCTTCTTCATAGTCTTTACCTAAAAAATATGGAGGCGACCAAAACGATAGGGATATAGACTCTGGAGAAATTTTTTTTAATAATTTACATGAATCTCCGCAATATACAGAATTAATATGCAATTTATTCATATTTTAAATTTCTACTTCAGAGACACGCCAGTTGTCAATTTGTTTCAATATATCAAAAGAAACTCTGGCTCTAATTTTTCTAGTGTCTTTGTTTTTGTCATCTTTGCCTGGAAAAAATAACTGCGGATACTTTTTTAAATAATTTGGCTGATGAGTTAAAAGTATGCCATTTGGAATTGATGCAATTTTTATCTTATGTATAGGTTGGCCTATGTTATTCCCTTTATCAAATATCATTTTATATACTGGCTTAATTACAAATGTAATCAATGGAGCGACCGTTCCGTCGCTTAGGACATAAATTGGAGACAAGGAACATGAGAAATTATGTGCTTTTCTATTGCCTTTGGCTACAATATTATTATTTATTAAACCAATATCGATCGCATTCCAGTTTCCCGATCCGGATATTTGATTGGGAGACATAACCGCATGATTAAAATCATCTCTTGGGCCTGCAGATTTTATATCAACAAATACCCAAATAGAATCGGTGAAATTTAAAATTTGCTCAATTTTTGGGCTAGAAATAATACAGCGATCATCTGACCCTGACGGTATCCCAGAATCTTTTATTCTAAAATTTGCAGAAAAATACCTTAAGAGTTTATTGCCAAAAACTTGCTCTCCAACTTCAATCCAAGGATATTGATCACCCTTTGGAGAGCGTCCACGATCTAAAGGTGGGTAATTTTTCCAAAATGAGTATAAATAAGACGCTTCATTGTAATCTCTCTGAATTTCAGGTAAATATAGATCAATAAAATGACATATTTCCTTCATAATAAAATACTCTATATTTATTAAATTTTTATAATTTTTTTTATAAAAATCGACAGCGCGTTGATATAAATCAAATTGATCTCTTGCATACTGCGTAAACATTACTAAACCTTCCTAAATTTTAATATTTCACTATTATATCGTTTTTTTAATGGCAATATATATTAAATCTTCCCGCCAAACATCTCATACATCGCCTTTTCCTCGCCCCAAAACTCGCGGTGCTTTTTGATGCAGGATTTTATCGCGCCTACCAGATAACGCACGTCTTGCTCGATATGCGTGTAGTGCAGGCTCACGCGCACGAAGCCGGGCTTGGCTTCTGGCATGCGCCCCTCCTTGATACCCAGCAGATCGTGAGCGTAGGGCCCAGCGCACATCACGCCCGCACGCGTCTGGATGCCGAAGTCGTTGCTAAGGCTCGCGGCGAAATCATACGCCGAGACGCCGCGCACGTTAAAGGAGATTATCGGCAGCCGCGGCGTGCCCTTTGGAGCGTAGTTTATGACCTCGTCTACGCCCGCTAGCTCGCTCTCAAAAAGCCGCGCTAGCTCGTCCTCGGCACTTTTTATTTGCTCGAAGCCCACCTCGTTTCGCAGCGCATATGCCAAATTTGCCCGCATAAGCCCGATAATAGGCGGCGTACCACCTTCTTCTAGCTGCTCTGGATTTTTCAAAAACACGTGGCCCTCGCGGTTAGCGTAGGCGACCGTCCCGCCCGCGGCAAAGGTCGGTACGTCGCTGTTAAACAGCTTCTTTTTGATCGCCAAAAGC
This genomic interval from Campylobacter concisus contains the following:
- a CDS encoding DNA-methyltransferase gives rise to the protein MNKLHINSVYCGDSCKLLKKISPESISLSFWSPPYFLGKDYEEGLTYDDWQSLLKSVIELHFDILKPGGFLVINIADILAFKDVNMPKIMGLNPSNRKCAVTLEMILEAKSNYPDYNRNQLAALLNCSEQTIDRRLNGNNIRGGRYSTGTRVKLSGARLEDYAYEVGLYLYDKRIWKKDPAWANSRWTTNTLKAVSESEDLYVFWKPGEYTVNRDRLSEKEWKEWGYRQIWEISSVRKNSDHPAMFPLELAKRVIKLYTDRNDIVLDPFLGSGTTAVAAIQTDRNFIGIEKMEKYANLAIKNINEARDSVHSNLFNILSY
- the tupB gene encoding tungstate ABC transporter permease TupB, with amino-acid sequence MDFLLHGFAEAFNLLLNGNLETYSAIKATLYTSSVSILFAVLVGFPLGFSLGFYDFKGRKILRLLSDTALAMPTVAIGLILYAFITRNGPLGSLNLLFTLKAVMLGQFVLALPIIISLTASVVENMETKHYLTILNLRLAPAKLVFCVLYELRYALMVVIATAYGRIVAEVGIAMMIGGNIKYFTRTITTAVSLETNKGEFAMGIALALVLIFIAFAVNLAIHALKRLDK
- a CDS encoding BglI family type II restriction endonuclease, which gives rise to MFTQYARDQFDLYQRAVDFYKKNYKNLINIEYFIMKEICHFIDLYLPEIQRDYNEASYLYSFWKNYPPLDRGRSPKGDQYPWIEVGEQVFGNKLLRYFSANFRIKDSGIPSGSDDRCIISSPKIEQILNFTDSIWVFVDIKSAGPRDDFNHAVMSPNQISGSGNWNAIDIGLINNNIVAKGNRKAHNFSCSLSPIYVLSDGTVAPLITFVIKPVYKMIFDKGNNIGQPIHKIKIASIPNGILLTHQPNYLKKYPQLFFPGKDDKNKDTRKIRARVSFDILKQIDNWRVSEVEI
- the tupC gene encoding tungstate ABC transporter ATP-binding protein TupC, producing the protein MINVRNLRLNYGASEILNIPRLDIDVTKITALTGSNGSGKSTLMRVMSFLQKPTSGEVRLWGSSAPSLNLLRDISVLLPEPALLKRSVRENFRAVLKSRGVLAEFEQRASEALNLVGLDESFLNKRHFELSSGQTQRVSFALNLALRSRLYLLDEPTNSVDVGTSKLFGKAVLYMRQRYGCGFVIASHDDKWLTAIAEENVFLHKGRVCEFEYKNIFDARDGVLKFDENAIVNLPPNLRSAVKIAINPGKIMLSKTPIEGYLEGILHSVSLYLGKELLVKIRVGDFLIKTLAANSQNFNVGENIYFKFDEEAFLGLE
- the tupA gene encoding tungstate ABC transporter substrate-binding protein TupA — protein: MKKIILGSLAAAVLAFGADNELIMATTTSTDNTGLLDAIYPVYKAKTGVDIKWTAVGTGAALKLGEDCNADILFVHSPKVEKEFVEKGFGLKRNAVMYNDFVVIADKSIADKFKGKDIKESFELIKKDGIKFFSRGDKSGTDNKEKGIWKKIAGEVPEKDGWYMQTGQGMLATINAAAEQKGVTFTDRGTYIKYEANQKGHPEMVIINEGDNDLKNFYSLIAVNPKHCPKTDIENAEKFIKWATSEEGQKFIGDFKLLDKPLFTPDANSRKN